Proteins from a genomic interval of Harpia harpyja isolate bHarHar1 chromosome 9, bHarHar1 primary haplotype, whole genome shotgun sequence:
- the POGZ gene encoding pogo transposable element with ZNF domain isoform X5: MPKNQKAVCFHHSAVQTLRMADTDLFMECEEEELEPWQKISDVIEDSVVEDYNSVDKTATAVSVSLQPVSAPLPAVAHASIGANLSAATSVSSSEAQNSDSAKKTLVAIFVNNNAGNPLVQQSGQPLILTQNPTSGLGTMVTQPVLRPVQIMQNANHVTNSPVTSQPIFITTQGFPVRNVRPVQNTMNQVGIVLNVQQGQTVRPITLVPAPGTQFVKPAVGVPQVFSQMAQVRPGTTMPVRPTTNTFTTVIPATLTIRSTVPQSQAQQQMSIASFVTVKRPGVTGENSNEVAKLVNTLNTIPSLGQSPGNEVAKLVNTLNTIPSLGQSPGPLVVSNSSPVHGSQRSSVSESSSSSSSLKVSSSPIPTFDLQDGGRKVCPRCDAQFRVTEALRGHMCYCCPEMVKFLRKRKSPESEPNIQSAKPPSPEKTTAVASPPSSTPIPALSPPAKAPEPSENVVDSSQSKLIMLVDDFYYGRDGGKVSQLLNFPKVPTSFRCPHCTKRLKNNIRFMNHMKHHVELDQQNGEVDVHTICQHCYRQFSTPFQLQCHLENVHSPYESTTKCKICEWAFESEPMFLQHMKDTHKPGEMPYVCQVCQYRSSLYSEVDSHFRMIHEDTRHLLCPYCLKVFKNGNAFQQHFMRHQKKSVYHCNKCRLQFLFAKDKIEHKLQHHKTFRKPKQLEGLKPGTKVTIRASRGQPRTVPISSNDMPQGTGQETTPLSSSTDPQPIFLYPPVQRNVQKRAVKKMSVLGRQTCLECSFEIPDFPNHFPTYVHCSLCRYSTCCSRAYANHMINNHVPRKSPKYLALFKNYTACGVKLSCSSCLFVTSEGDAMAEHLVFNPSHEFSNIIFRGPTWISHSRHIQPQDKSMKNTCPTYSPSKAATVKTKSMLPAKDDLEPELAPTAYNRPLVCQEEECLNIDAQDDEQPTKEPEPASKKEQLSVKKLRVVLFALCCNTEQAAEHFRNPQRRIKRWLRRFQAFQEENLASLSEGKYLSLEAEEKLAEWVLTQREQQLPVNEETLFQKATKIGRSLEGGFKISYEWAVRFMLRHNLSTHTRRAVAHPLPKDVEDNASCFIEFVQRQIHTQDLPLSMIAAIDEISLFLDVEVLSSDDRKENALQTVGTGEPWCDVVLTILADGSVLPTLVFYRGHVQQPANVPESIMLEAKENGYSDDEVMELWSSRVWQKHTECQNSKGMLVLDCHRTHLSEEVLSLLSASSTLPAVVPAGCSSKIQPLDVCIKRTVKNFLHKKWKEQAKEMADSTCDSDILLQLVLCWLAEVLEVISDSPELVQQSFLVASVLPGPDGTANSPTRNADMQEELIASLEEQLKLNEEQQEEVAAEVQDRTQAEESADPEILHQLFEGESETESFYGFEDADLDLMEI; encoded by the exons GATGGCGGACACGGACCTTTTTATGGAatgtgaggaggaggagctggaacCATGGCAGAAAATCAGTGATGTTATTGAAGATTCTGTTGTTGAGGATTATAATTCAGTTGATAAAACTGCCACAG CAGTTTCAGTGAGTCTGCAGCCCGTTTCTGCCCCTCTGCCAGCTGTTGCCCATGCATCCATAGGTGCTAATCTCTCTGCAGCCACGTCAGTCAGTAGCAGTGAGGCTCAGAATAGTGACAGTGCTAAGAAGACGCTAGTGGCAATATTTGTGAACAACAATG ctggCAATCCTCTTGTTCAGCAAAGTGGACAGCCGCTAATCCTTACCCAGAACCCAACCTCAGGTCTGGGCACAATGGTAACTCAGCCAGTATTACGACCTGTACAGATCATGCAGAATGCCAACCATGTCACAAATTCTCCAGTGACCAGCCAGCCTATCTTCATAACAACCCAG GGATTTCCTGTGAGGAATGTGCGGCCTGTACAAAACACAATGAACCAAGTTGGAATTGTTCTTAATGTACAGCAAGGCCAAACAGTTAGACCCATCACCCTCGTCCCAG CCCCAGGTACCCAGTTTGTTAAACCGGCAGTTGGCGTTCCTCAGGTGTTCTCTCAAATGGCGCAGGTGAGACCAGGTACAACCATGCCGGTCCGACCCACCACCAACACTTTCACTACGGTCATTCCGGCCACGCTTACCATCAGGAGCACTGTACCACAGtcccaggcacaacagcaaa TGAGTATTGCAAGCTTTGTGACTGTAAAGAGACCTGGAGTGACTGGTGAGAACAGCAATGAGGTTGCTAAGCTAGTGAATACCCTGAACACCATTCCTTCGTTAGGACAGAGCCCTGGCAATGAGGTTGCTAAGCTAGTGAATACCCTGAACACCATTCCTTCGTTAGGACAGAGCCCTGGCCCACTGGTGGTTTCCAACAGCAGCCCTGTGCATGGTTCCCAGAGATCTAGTGTTTCAGAGTcgtcgtcatcatcatcatcattaaaaG tcagttcatctcCTATTCCCACATTTGATTTGCAAGATGGTGGCAGGAAGGTCTGCCCAAGATGTGATGCTCAGTTTCGAGTCACTGAAGCTTTAAGAGGACATATGTGT tactGCTGCCCTGAAATGGTTAAAttcctcaggaaaagaaaatctccagAATCTGAACCAAATATTCAATCTGCAAAGCCTCCATCTCCAGAAAAAACTACAGCTGTTGCTTCACCACCCTCTTCTACTCCTATCCCTGCACTGTCCCCACCTGCTAAAGCTCCAGAGCCAAGTGAAAATGTAGTTGACTCATCCCAAAGTAAGCTTATTATGTTAGTAGATGATTTCTACTATGGCAGAGATGGTGGCAAAGTGAGCCAGCTACTGAACTTCCCCAAGGTTCCAACTTCCTTCAGGTGTCCACACTGCACCAAGAGGCTAAAGAACAATATACG GTTTATGAATCACATGAAGCACCACGTTGAACTGGATCAGCAGAATGGAGAGGTAGATGTCCACACCATCTGTCAGCATTGTTACAGACAGTTCTCCACTCCGTTTCAGCTACAGTGTCACTTAGAGAATGTCCACAGTCCCTATGAGTCAACAA caAAGTGCAAGATTTGCGAATGGGCATTCGAGAGTGAGCCAATGTTCCTACAGCACATGAAGGACACTCACAAGCCTGGGGAGATGCCCTATGTTTGTCAG GTCTGTCAGTATCGTTCATCCCTCTATTCTGAAGTGGATAGCCATTTCCGAATGATCCATGAAGACACACGGCACCTGCTCTGTCCTTACTGTCTCAAAGTCTTTAAGAATGGCAATGCTTTCCAACAGCACTTCATGAGGCATCAG AAGAAGAGTGTTTATCATTGCAACAAGTGTAGACTCCAGTTCCTATTTGCCAAGGATAAAATTGAACACAAGCTGCAGCACCACAAAACTTTCCGAAAGCCCAAACAATTAGAAGGATTGAAACCTGGAACCAAG GTTACAATCAGGGCATCTAGAGGACAGCCACGGACAGTGCCGATATCTTCAAATGACATGCCGCAGGGCACTGGACAGGAAACCACTCCGCTGTCATCTTCTACTGATCCCCAGCCCATCTTCCTGTACCCGCCTGTCCAGAGGAACGTCCAGAAGAGAGCGGTCAAAAAAAT GAGTGTCCTGGGGAGGCAGACTTGTCTGGAGTGCAGCTTCGAAATCCCCGACTTCCCAAACCACTTTCCCACCTACGTGCACTGTTCACTATGTCGCTACAGCACTTGCTGCTCCAGAGCTTACGCCAACCACATGATCAA CAACCATGTTCCTCGGAAGAGTCCAAAATACTTGGCTTTGTTTAAAAACTATACTGCCTG TGGTGTAAAGCTGTCCTGTTCCTCTTGTCTCTTTGTAACATCTGAGGGTGATGCAATGGCCGAACATCTGGTCTTCAATCCATCACATGAGTTTAGTAACATTATTTTCCGAG GGCCTACTTGGATATCACATTCCAG GCACATTCAGCCCCAGGACAAAAGCATGAAGAACACATGTCCTACCTATTCCCCAAGTAAAGCTGCTACTGTGAAAACAAAGTCTATGTTACCTGCAAAAGATGACCTGGAGCCTGAACTGGCACCAACAGCCTACAACAGACCTCTGGTCTGCCAGGAAGAAGAGTGCTTAAATATTGATGCTCAAGACGACGAGCAGCCAACAAAGGAGCCTGAGCCTGCAAGCAAAAAGGAGCAGCTGTCAGTAAAAAAGCTGCGAGTTGTACTGTTTGCTTTGTGCTGCAACACTGAACAGGCTGCAGAGCACTTCCGAAATCCTCAGAGGCGGATCAAGCGCTGGCTACGAAGGTTTCAAGCTTTCCAAGAAGAGAACTTGGCATCGCTGTCAGAGGGCAAGTACCTCAGCTTAGAGGCTGAAGAGAAACTAGCGGAATGGGTCCTCACAcagagagagcagcagctgcctgtgaACGAGGAGACTCTCTTCCAGAAAGCCACCAAGATTGGCCGATCCCTTGAAGGTGGCTTCAAGATCTCTTATGAGTGGGCGGTGAGGTTCATGCTACGGCACAACCTCAGCACGCATACTCGAAGGGCAGTGGCTCACCCTCTCCCCAAAGATGTAGAGGACAATGCCAGTTGCTTCATCGAGTTCGTGCAGCGGCAAATCCACACTCAAGACCTGCCTCTCTCCATGATTGCAGCCATCGAcgaaatctctcttttccttgaTGTGGAGGTGCTGAGTAGCGATGACCGGAAGGAGAATGCTTTGCAGACGGTGGGAACTGGGGAGCCCTGGTGTGATGTTGTCCTCACAATCCTCGCCGATGGAAGCGTTCTCCCAACACTGGTCTTCTACAGGGGTCACGTACAGCAGCCCGCCAATGTGCCGGAATCTATCATGTTGGAAGCGAAGGAGAACGGATACAGCGATGATGAAGTCATGGAGTTGTGGTCGTCCAGAGTGTGGCAGAAGCACACGGAGTGCCAGAACAGCAAGGGCATGCTCGTGCTGGATTGTCACCGAACACACCTATCAGAAGAAGTACTTTCCTTGCTGAGTGCATCCAGCACTCTGCCGGCTGTTGTCCCTGCTGGATGCAGCTCCAAAATCCAACCTCTAGATGTTTGTATAAAAAGGACTGTGAAAAATTTCTTGCATAAAAAGTGGAAAGAGCAAGCCAAGGAAATGGCGGACTCCACGTGCGACTCGGACATTCTTCTCCAGCTGGTGTTATGCTGGCTGGCAGAGGTCCTGGAGGTCATTAGTGACTCTCCTGAACTTGTGCAGCAGTCCTTCCTGGTGGCCAGTGTGCTGCCTGGTCCGGACGGCACGGCCAACTCGCCCACACGCAACGCCGACATGCAGGAGGAGCTGATTGCCTCCctggaggagcagctgaagctgaacgaggagcagcaggaggaggtggcGGCTGAGGTCCAGGATCGGACCCAGGCCGAGGAGTCTGCAGACCCAGAGATCCTCCATCAGCTCTTCGAAGGGGAGAGTGAGACTGAATCATTTTATGGCTTTGAAGATGCTGATTTGGATCTGATGGAAATCTGA
- the POGZ gene encoding pogo transposable element with ZNF domain isoform X1, with the protein MPKNQKAVCFHHSAVQTLRMADTDLFMECEEEELEPWQKISDVIEDSVVEDYNSVDKTATAVSVSLQPVSAPLPAVAHASIGANLSAATSVSSSEAQNSDSAKKTLVAIFVNNNAGNPLVQQSGQPLILTQNPTSGLGTMVTQPVLRPVQIMQNANHVTNSPVTSQPIFITTQGFPVRNVRPVQNTMNQVGIVLNVQQGQTVRPITLVPAPGTQFVKPAVGVPQVFSQMAQVRPGTTMPVRPTTNTFTTVIPATLTIRSTVPQSQAQQQSKSTPSTSTTPTATQPTALGQLTVQQPGQSSQATNPKLVSIASFVTVKRPGVTGENSNEVAKLVNTLNTIPSLGQSPGNEVAKLVNTLNTIPSLGQSPGPLVVSNSSPVHGSQRSSVSESSSSSSSLKVSSSPIPTFDLQDGGRKVCPRCDAQFRVTEALRGHMCYCCPEMVKFLRKRKSPESEPNIQSAKPPSPEKTTAVASPPSSTPIPALSPPAKAPEPSENVVDSSQSKLIMLVDDFYYGRDGGKVSQLLNFPKVPTSFRCPHCTKRLKNNIRFMNHMKHHVELDQQNGEVDVHTICQHCYRQFSTPFQLQCHLENVHSPYESTTKCKICEWAFESEPMFLQHMKDTHKPGEMPYVCQVCQYRSSLYSEVDSHFRMIHEDTRHLLCPYCLKVFKNGNAFQQHFMRHQKKSVYHCNKCRLQFLFAKDKIEHKLQHHKTFRKPKQLEGLKPGTKVTIRASRGQPRTVPISSNDMPQGTGQETTPLSSSTDPQPIFLYPPVQRNVQKRAVKKMSVLGRQTCLECSFEIPDFPNHFPTYVHCSLCRYSTCCSRAYANHMINNHVPRKSPKYLALFKNYTACGVKLSCSSCLFVTSEGDAMAEHLVFNPSHEFSNIIFRGPTWISHSRHIQPQDKSMKNTCPTYSPSKAATVKTKSMLPAKDDLEPELAPTAYNRPLVCQEEECLNIDAQDDEQPTKEPEPASKKEQLSVKKLRVVLFALCCNTEQAAEHFRNPQRRIKRWLRRFQAFQEENLASLSEGKYLSLEAEEKLAEWVLTQREQQLPVNEETLFQKATKIGRSLEGGFKISYEWAVRFMLRHNLSTHTRRAVAHPLPKDVEDNASCFIEFVQRQIHTQDLPLSMIAAIDEISLFLDVEVLSSDDRKENALQTVGTGEPWCDVVLTILADGSVLPTLVFYRGHVQQPANVPESIMLEAKENGYSDDEVMELWSSRVWQKHTECQNSKGMLVLDCHRTHLSEEVLSLLSASSTLPAVVPAGCSSKIQPLDVCIKRTVKNFLHKKWKEQAKEMADSTCDSDILLQLVLCWLAEVLEVISDSPELVQQSFLVASVLPGPDGTANSPTRNADMQEELIASLEEQLKLNEEQQEEVAAEVQDRTQAEESADPEILHQLFEGESETESFYGFEDADLDLMEI; encoded by the exons GATGGCGGACACGGACCTTTTTATGGAatgtgaggaggaggagctggaacCATGGCAGAAAATCAGTGATGTTATTGAAGATTCTGTTGTTGAGGATTATAATTCAGTTGATAAAACTGCCACAG CAGTTTCAGTGAGTCTGCAGCCCGTTTCTGCCCCTCTGCCAGCTGTTGCCCATGCATCCATAGGTGCTAATCTCTCTGCAGCCACGTCAGTCAGTAGCAGTGAGGCTCAGAATAGTGACAGTGCTAAGAAGACGCTAGTGGCAATATTTGTGAACAACAATG ctggCAATCCTCTTGTTCAGCAAAGTGGACAGCCGCTAATCCTTACCCAGAACCCAACCTCAGGTCTGGGCACAATGGTAACTCAGCCAGTATTACGACCTGTACAGATCATGCAGAATGCCAACCATGTCACAAATTCTCCAGTGACCAGCCAGCCTATCTTCATAACAACCCAG GGATTTCCTGTGAGGAATGTGCGGCCTGTACAAAACACAATGAACCAAGTTGGAATTGTTCTTAATGTACAGCAAGGCCAAACAGTTAGACCCATCACCCTCGTCCCAG CCCCAGGTACCCAGTTTGTTAAACCGGCAGTTGGCGTTCCTCAGGTGTTCTCTCAAATGGCGCAGGTGAGACCAGGTACAACCATGCCGGTCCGACCCACCACCAACACTTTCACTACGGTCATTCCGGCCACGCTTACCATCAGGAGCACTGTACCACAGtcccaggcacaacagcaaagtaAGTCCACTCCCAGCACCTCCACAACTCCTACTGCAACGCAGCCAACAGCACTTGGACAGTTAACtgtgcagcagccagggcagtCCAGTCAAGCTACTAACCCCAAATTAG TGAGTATTGCAAGCTTTGTGACTGTAAAGAGACCTGGAGTGACTGGTGAGAACAGCAATGAGGTTGCTAAGCTAGTGAATACCCTGAACACCATTCCTTCGTTAGGACAGAGCCCTGGCAATGAGGTTGCTAAGCTAGTGAATACCCTGAACACCATTCCTTCGTTAGGACAGAGCCCTGGCCCACTGGTGGTTTCCAACAGCAGCCCTGTGCATGGTTCCCAGAGATCTAGTGTTTCAGAGTcgtcgtcatcatcatcatcattaaaaG tcagttcatctcCTATTCCCACATTTGATTTGCAAGATGGTGGCAGGAAGGTCTGCCCAAGATGTGATGCTCAGTTTCGAGTCACTGAAGCTTTAAGAGGACATATGTGT tactGCTGCCCTGAAATGGTTAAAttcctcaggaaaagaaaatctccagAATCTGAACCAAATATTCAATCTGCAAAGCCTCCATCTCCAGAAAAAACTACAGCTGTTGCTTCACCACCCTCTTCTACTCCTATCCCTGCACTGTCCCCACCTGCTAAAGCTCCAGAGCCAAGTGAAAATGTAGTTGACTCATCCCAAAGTAAGCTTATTATGTTAGTAGATGATTTCTACTATGGCAGAGATGGTGGCAAAGTGAGCCAGCTACTGAACTTCCCCAAGGTTCCAACTTCCTTCAGGTGTCCACACTGCACCAAGAGGCTAAAGAACAATATACG GTTTATGAATCACATGAAGCACCACGTTGAACTGGATCAGCAGAATGGAGAGGTAGATGTCCACACCATCTGTCAGCATTGTTACAGACAGTTCTCCACTCCGTTTCAGCTACAGTGTCACTTAGAGAATGTCCACAGTCCCTATGAGTCAACAA caAAGTGCAAGATTTGCGAATGGGCATTCGAGAGTGAGCCAATGTTCCTACAGCACATGAAGGACACTCACAAGCCTGGGGAGATGCCCTATGTTTGTCAG GTCTGTCAGTATCGTTCATCCCTCTATTCTGAAGTGGATAGCCATTTCCGAATGATCCATGAAGACACACGGCACCTGCTCTGTCCTTACTGTCTCAAAGTCTTTAAGAATGGCAATGCTTTCCAACAGCACTTCATGAGGCATCAG AAGAAGAGTGTTTATCATTGCAACAAGTGTAGACTCCAGTTCCTATTTGCCAAGGATAAAATTGAACACAAGCTGCAGCACCACAAAACTTTCCGAAAGCCCAAACAATTAGAAGGATTGAAACCTGGAACCAAG GTTACAATCAGGGCATCTAGAGGACAGCCACGGACAGTGCCGATATCTTCAAATGACATGCCGCAGGGCACTGGACAGGAAACCACTCCGCTGTCATCTTCTACTGATCCCCAGCCCATCTTCCTGTACCCGCCTGTCCAGAGGAACGTCCAGAAGAGAGCGGTCAAAAAAAT GAGTGTCCTGGGGAGGCAGACTTGTCTGGAGTGCAGCTTCGAAATCCCCGACTTCCCAAACCACTTTCCCACCTACGTGCACTGTTCACTATGTCGCTACAGCACTTGCTGCTCCAGAGCTTACGCCAACCACATGATCAA CAACCATGTTCCTCGGAAGAGTCCAAAATACTTGGCTTTGTTTAAAAACTATACTGCCTG TGGTGTAAAGCTGTCCTGTTCCTCTTGTCTCTTTGTAACATCTGAGGGTGATGCAATGGCCGAACATCTGGTCTTCAATCCATCACATGAGTTTAGTAACATTATTTTCCGAG GGCCTACTTGGATATCACATTCCAG GCACATTCAGCCCCAGGACAAAAGCATGAAGAACACATGTCCTACCTATTCCCCAAGTAAAGCTGCTACTGTGAAAACAAAGTCTATGTTACCTGCAAAAGATGACCTGGAGCCTGAACTGGCACCAACAGCCTACAACAGACCTCTGGTCTGCCAGGAAGAAGAGTGCTTAAATATTGATGCTCAAGACGACGAGCAGCCAACAAAGGAGCCTGAGCCTGCAAGCAAAAAGGAGCAGCTGTCAGTAAAAAAGCTGCGAGTTGTACTGTTTGCTTTGTGCTGCAACACTGAACAGGCTGCAGAGCACTTCCGAAATCCTCAGAGGCGGATCAAGCGCTGGCTACGAAGGTTTCAAGCTTTCCAAGAAGAGAACTTGGCATCGCTGTCAGAGGGCAAGTACCTCAGCTTAGAGGCTGAAGAGAAACTAGCGGAATGGGTCCTCACAcagagagagcagcagctgcctgtgaACGAGGAGACTCTCTTCCAGAAAGCCACCAAGATTGGCCGATCCCTTGAAGGTGGCTTCAAGATCTCTTATGAGTGGGCGGTGAGGTTCATGCTACGGCACAACCTCAGCACGCATACTCGAAGGGCAGTGGCTCACCCTCTCCCCAAAGATGTAGAGGACAATGCCAGTTGCTTCATCGAGTTCGTGCAGCGGCAAATCCACACTCAAGACCTGCCTCTCTCCATGATTGCAGCCATCGAcgaaatctctcttttccttgaTGTGGAGGTGCTGAGTAGCGATGACCGGAAGGAGAATGCTTTGCAGACGGTGGGAACTGGGGAGCCCTGGTGTGATGTTGTCCTCACAATCCTCGCCGATGGAAGCGTTCTCCCAACACTGGTCTTCTACAGGGGTCACGTACAGCAGCCCGCCAATGTGCCGGAATCTATCATGTTGGAAGCGAAGGAGAACGGATACAGCGATGATGAAGTCATGGAGTTGTGGTCGTCCAGAGTGTGGCAGAAGCACACGGAGTGCCAGAACAGCAAGGGCATGCTCGTGCTGGATTGTCACCGAACACACCTATCAGAAGAAGTACTTTCCTTGCTGAGTGCATCCAGCACTCTGCCGGCTGTTGTCCCTGCTGGATGCAGCTCCAAAATCCAACCTCTAGATGTTTGTATAAAAAGGACTGTGAAAAATTTCTTGCATAAAAAGTGGAAAGAGCAAGCCAAGGAAATGGCGGACTCCACGTGCGACTCGGACATTCTTCTCCAGCTGGTGTTATGCTGGCTGGCAGAGGTCCTGGAGGTCATTAGTGACTCTCCTGAACTTGTGCAGCAGTCCTTCCTGGTGGCCAGTGTGCTGCCTGGTCCGGACGGCACGGCCAACTCGCCCACACGCAACGCCGACATGCAGGAGGAGCTGATTGCCTCCctggaggagcagctgaagctgaacgaggagcagcaggaggaggtggcGGCTGAGGTCCAGGATCGGACCCAGGCCGAGGAGTCTGCAGACCCAGAGATCCTCCATCAGCTCTTCGAAGGGGAGAGTGAGACTGAATCATTTTATGGCTTTGAAGATGCTGATTTGGATCTGATGGAAATCTGA